A stretch of the Microcella sp. genome encodes the following:
- a CDS encoding DUF427 domain-containing protein gives MAKRQRIEPGPGQESVWDYPRPPRVEPVHARVTIELGGRVIADTTSAVRVLETSHPPAIYLPPEAFVEGALQPAEGSSFCEFKGRAGYSDVVSGDVRAPKAAWHYAAPSRGFESIAGFVSVYPGRMDRCTIDGETVQPQEGDFYGGWITANIVGPFKGGEGTWGW, from the coding sequence ATGGCGAAGCGGCAGCGCATCGAGCCCGGCCCGGGTCAGGAGTCGGTCTGGGACTACCCCCGGCCGCCCCGCGTCGAGCCCGTGCACGCCCGCGTGACGATCGAGCTCGGTGGGCGTGTGATCGCCGACACGACAAGCGCGGTGCGCGTGCTCGAGACGAGCCACCCGCCGGCCATCTACCTGCCGCCCGAGGCGTTCGTCGAGGGCGCCCTGCAGCCCGCCGAGGGCAGCTCGTTCTGCGAGTTCAAGGGCCGCGCCGGCTACAGCGACGTCGTGAGTGGCGACGTGCGCGCCCCGAAGGCGGCGTGGCACTACGCCGCCCCGAGCCGCGGCTTCGAGTCGATCGCCGGTTTCGTCTCAGTCTACCCCGGCCGCATGGATCGCTGCACGATCGACGGCGAGACCGTGCAGCCGCAAGAGGGCGACTTCTACGGCGGCTGGATCACCGCGAACATCGTCGGCCCGTTCAAGGGCGGCGAGGGCACCTGGGGCTGGTAG
- a CDS encoding VIT1/CCC1 transporter family protein encodes MTEHDSSAPSDAPAAPTSADLRRWRGYLADERAEAAVYRDLAARRTGEERAILLALAEAEARHEAHWVALLGEHADRVPAASVRTRILSFFARRFGSVFVLALAQRAESRSPYETDAHATAAMAADERIHGEVVRGLAARGRQRLSGTFRAAVFGANDGLVSNLALVMGIGAAGLGPGTVLLTGLAGLLAGALSMGAGEYVSVRSQRELLDASTPDPEAHTALPNLDVDANELALVYRARGMDETEAIEHARGVLADYDPAVAAARAAEAEAEQHVAIGSAWGAALSSFAFFASGAIIPVIPYLLGLEGLAAIVTAAVLVGIALLITGAIVGVLSGASPLKRALRQLAIGYGAAAATYLLGLAFGTTLA; translated from the coding sequence GTGACCGAGCACGACTCCTCAGCGCCCTCCGACGCGCCCGCGGCCCCGACGTCGGCTGACCTGCGCCGGTGGCGCGGCTACCTCGCCGACGAGCGCGCCGAGGCTGCTGTATACCGCGACCTGGCCGCGCGCCGCACAGGCGAGGAACGCGCCATCCTGCTCGCCCTCGCCGAGGCCGAAGCTAGGCATGAGGCGCACTGGGTCGCCCTCCTGGGCGAGCACGCCGATCGGGTGCCGGCCGCCTCGGTGCGCACGCGCATCCTGTCGTTCTTCGCTCGTCGCTTCGGCAGCGTCTTCGTGCTCGCTTTGGCCCAGCGCGCCGAATCACGATCGCCCTATGAAACGGATGCTCACGCGACGGCCGCGATGGCCGCCGACGAGCGCATCCACGGTGAGGTCGTGCGCGGGCTCGCCGCGCGCGGACGCCAGCGGCTCTCGGGCACCTTCCGTGCGGCAGTGTTCGGCGCCAACGACGGGCTCGTCAGCAACCTTGCCCTCGTCATGGGCATCGGCGCGGCGGGGCTCGGCCCGGGCACGGTGCTGCTCACGGGGCTCGCCGGCCTGCTCGCCGGCGCGCTGTCGATGGGGGCGGGGGAGTACGTCTCGGTGCGGTCGCAGCGCGAGCTGCTCGACGCCTCGACTCCTGACCCCGAAGCGCACACGGCCCTGCCGAACCTCGACGTCGACGCGAACGAACTGGCGCTCGTCTATCGCGCTCGCGGCATGGACGAGACTGAGGCCATTGAGCATGCGCGCGGGGTGCTTGCCGACTACGACCCCGCGGTCGCGGCAGCACGCGCCGCCGAGGCCGAAGCCGAGCAGCACGTCGCGATCGGCTCGGCCTGGGGTGCCGCGCTGTCGAGCTTCGCGTTCTTCGCATCCGGGGCGATCATCCCGGTCATCCCGTACCTGCTGGGGCTTGAAGGCCTTGCCGCGATCGTGACGGCGGCGGTGCTCGTCGGCATCGCACTGCTTATCACCGGCGCGATCGTCGGCGTGCTGTCGGGGGCGTCACCGCTCAAGCGCGCCCTGCGCCAACTGGCGATCGGCTACGGCGCAGCGGCCGCTACCTACCTGCTCGGCCTGGCCTTCGGCACGACGCTCGCCTGA
- a CDS encoding M23 family metallopeptidase, with amino-acid sequence MLHLVHPALPRVAALNPYRLRQTALVAAAALVAMSALLVNTVPAAIAVASEPSGEPAPRTQLMSVATIEAAPLEALEYTVDVRPALQYPVGIGAPVGSGFGPRDAACGACSTMHQGIDWNPGRGYPIVAIADGVVSKVVTSGSSLGVYVVIDHVINGQAISSVYGHMENGSLTLSVGQEVRGGDQVGSVGSTGVTTAPHLHFELRIGGRAINPASWLAANGAQ; translated from the coding sequence ATGCTCCACTTGGTTCACCCTGCCCTGCCGCGCGTAGCGGCCCTGAATCCTTACCGACTTCGACAGACCGCGCTCGTCGCGGCTGCCGCCCTCGTGGCCATGAGCGCACTGCTCGTCAACACTGTTCCTGCCGCGATCGCCGTGGCGAGCGAGCCTTCGGGCGAGCCGGCGCCGCGCACGCAGCTGATGTCGGTCGCGACGATCGAGGCGGCTCCGCTCGAGGCACTCGAGTACACGGTCGATGTTCGACCGGCCCTGCAGTACCCGGTCGGCATCGGCGCCCCCGTCGGCAGCGGCTTCGGCCCGCGCGATGCCGCGTGCGGCGCGTGCTCGACCATGCACCAGGGCATCGACTGGAACCCCGGTCGCGGCTACCCGATCGTCGCCATCGCCGACGGCGTCGTCAGCAAGGTCGTCACCTCGGGCAGTTCGCTCGGTGTGTATGTCGTCATCGACCACGTCATCAACGGTCAGGCGATCTCGAGCGTCTACGGGCACATGGAGAACGGCTCGTTGACCTTGAGCGTCGGCCAAGAGGTGCGCGGCGGCGACCAGGTCGGCTCGGTCGGCAGCACGGGTGTCACGACGGCTCCGCACCTGCACTTCGAGCTGCGCATCGGTGGTCGCGCGATCAACCCTGCGTCGTGGCTGGCGGCCAACGGCGCTCAGTAA
- a CDS encoding ABC transporter ATP-binding protein: MSATLEIDALTKAFGGTTALDGVSFAVSAGECLAVLGPSGSGKSTVLRSIAGLDVPSSGRILVDGTDVAGVAPERRGMAMVFQRPLLFPHLSVLDNVAFVATVAGQPKSEARADARQFLELVQLEGFGDRSITALSGGQEQRVALARALAARPRVLLLDEPFSALDPELRADMHNLLGQIRRQLNPTIVMVTHDRDEAAVVADRVALLSTGRLLQHDTVERLYTRPKSIEVSRLMGGRIELAGEVRSGVHHSAIGSVPAPDGDSWADGPGMLVVRHEAVHVSTLPVEVPPGMVGVEVVVADRRARGPRAEITLACGDGVLEAEVPASRPLVVGQSATAHIPRSACTVVPLP, encoded by the coding sequence GTGAGCGCCACTCTCGAGATCGACGCCCTGACCAAGGCATTTGGCGGCACGACGGCGCTTGACGGAGTCTCGTTCGCCGTCTCCGCCGGCGAGTGCCTCGCCGTGCTCGGCCCCTCGGGTTCGGGCAAGAGCACGGTGCTGCGGTCGATCGCCGGCCTCGACGTGCCGTCGAGCGGGCGCATTCTCGTCGACGGCACCGATGTCGCGGGGGTCGCGCCCGAGCGGCGCGGCATGGCGATGGTTTTTCAGCGTCCGCTGCTGTTTCCGCACTTGAGCGTGCTCGACAACGTCGCCTTCGTGGCGACAGTCGCGGGGCAGCCCAAGAGCGAGGCGCGCGCCGACGCCCGGCAGTTTCTCGAGCTCGTGCAGCTCGAGGGATTCGGCGACCGCTCGATCACGGCCCTCTCAGGCGGGCAGGAACAGCGCGTCGCGCTCGCCCGCGCGCTTGCCGCGCGCCCCCGCGTGCTGCTGCTCGACGAGCCGTTCAGCGCCCTCGACCCCGAACTGCGGGCCGACATGCACAACCTGCTCGGGCAGATTCGCCGCCAACTCAACCCGACGATCGTCATGGTCACGCACGACCGCGACGAGGCCGCCGTGGTCGCCGACCGCGTCGCCCTGCTGAGCACGGGGCGCCTTCTGCAGCACGACACCGTCGAGCGCCTCTACACGCGCCCGAAGTCGATCGAGGTCTCGCGCCTCATGGGCGGCCGCATCGAGCTCGCGGGCGAGGTGCGGTCAGGCGTGCACCATTCGGCGATCGGCTCGGTGCCGGCCCCCGACGGCGACAGCTGGGCCGACGGCCCGGGGATGCTCGTCGTGCGTCACGAGGCCGTGCACGTCTCGACGCTGCCGGTCGAGGTGCCGCCCGGCATGGTGGGCGTCGAGGTCGTCGTCGCCGATCGGCGCGCGCGCGGACCCCGCGCCGAGATCACGCTCGCGTGCGGTGACGGCGTGCTCGAGGCCGAAGTGCCCGCGAGCCGCCCCCTCGTGGTCGGTCAGAGCGCGACGGCGCACATCCCCCGCTCGGCGTGCACGGTCGTGCCCCTGCCGTAG
- a CDS encoding ABC transporter permease: protein MAMLIPYGQRVTPDDRTVSSRGLMRPRPGGRALRLTVAALLTVWFALPLVPLLLWFFADRWSVPAALPTEWGFDGVTSALANGAVPAFGRSLVLALVVAAIATPIGAMAARALTRGAVPFPRLVSGILLAPLALPAFVAVMGLTIVLLRARVPGVVGVVILLVAAALPYTVYTMRVAYAAHDLAYEDEARTLGASRWHVLWRVHLPLVAPGLARAAFLAFLVGWSDYVITVLVGGGTIVTLPLLVASFAAGVGNDAVVAVLSVSAIVPPLVLLLALGRFGRRYPTASYLHGPTASQSPKGSP, encoded by the coding sequence ATGGCCATGCTGATCCCCTACGGGCAACGCGTCACCCCCGACGACCGCACGGTCTCGAGCCGCGGGCTCATGCGCCCGCGGCCGGGCGGTCGTGCCCTGCGCCTCACCGTCGCCGCGCTGCTCACCGTGTGGTTCGCCCTGCCGCTCGTGCCGCTGCTGCTGTGGTTCTTCGCCGACCGCTGGAGTGTTCCGGCCGCGCTGCCCACCGAGTGGGGCTTCGACGGGGTCACCTCTGCGCTCGCGAACGGGGCCGTGCCGGCGTTCGGGAGGTCCCTCGTGCTGGCGCTCGTCGTGGCTGCCATTGCGACGCCCATCGGGGCGATGGCGGCTCGTGCCCTGACACGAGGAGCCGTGCCGTTCCCGCGGCTCGTGAGCGGCATCCTGCTCGCACCCCTCGCCCTGCCCGCCTTCGTGGCCGTCATGGGGCTCACGATCGTGCTGCTGCGCGCGAGGGTTCCGGGGGTCGTCGGCGTGGTGATTCTGCTCGTCGCCGCCGCCCTGCCCTACACGGTCTACACGATGCGCGTCGCCTACGCGGCGCACGACCTCGCCTATGAAGACGAGGCGCGCACGCTCGGAGCATCCCGCTGGCACGTTCTCTGGCGCGTGCACCTGCCGCTCGTCGCCCCGGGACTCGCCCGCGCGGCCTTCCTCGCCTTCCTCGTCGGCTGGAGCGACTACGTCATCACCGTGCTCGTCGGCGGCGGCACGATCGTCACGCTGCCGCTGCTCGTCGCCTCGTTCGCCGCGGGGGTGGGCAATGACGCCGTCGTCGCCGTGCTCTCGGTGAGCGCGATCGTGCCCCCGCTCGTGCTGCTACTGGCTCTGGGCCGCTTCGGCCGCAGGTATCCAACCGCGAGCTACCTGCACGGGCCCACCGCCAGCCAGTCACCGAAAGGTTCACCGTGA
- a CDS encoding ABC transporter permease, with the protein MSLALVSPALLIAGFVVIGGIGMSLVQSLGLLPLVGVPSLSLDAYLANGEELLIGTGLSLAIATASTVLSCIIGLTAAVVITQGRRTGRIVAAVSALTIPIPHLIGAAAIGLLISDAGIIPRMLGIPGTEWPDLVGGPWWVAVVLEYTWKESAFVALVVAAVLATRVARYDETAALLGAGRARRLRHVVIPLARPAVIVSAIIIFVYTFGSYEVAWLLGRPYPEPLPVLAFRLFDSITLTSRPEAAAVAVVTTAISLAVVAIGMACLRRTPLWK; encoded by the coding sequence GTGTCGCTCGCGCTCGTCTCCCCCGCGCTGCTCATCGCGGGCTTCGTCGTCATCGGCGGCATCGGCATGTCGCTCGTGCAGAGCCTCGGCCTGCTACCGCTCGTCGGCGTTCCGAGCCTCAGCCTCGACGCCTACCTCGCCAACGGTGAGGAGCTGCTCATCGGAACGGGGCTCTCGCTCGCGATCGCGACGGCCTCGACCGTGCTCTCGTGCATCATCGGACTCACCGCCGCGGTCGTCATCACGCAGGGCCGTCGCACGGGCCGCATCGTCGCGGCGGTGAGCGCCCTCACCATCCCGATCCCCCACCTCATCGGCGCGGCCGCGATCGGCCTGCTGATCTCTGACGCGGGCATCATTCCGCGGATGCTCGGTATACCCGGCACGGAATGGCCCGACCTCGTCGGCGGGCCCTGGTGGGTCGCCGTCGTGCTCGAGTACACCTGGAAGGAGTCGGCGTTCGTCGCGCTCGTGGTCGCTGCGGTGCTCGCCACGCGCGTCGCCCGCTACGACGAGACGGCCGCGCTGCTCGGCGCGGGTCGTGCGCGACGGCTGCGCCACGTCGTCATCCCGCTCGCCCGCCCCGCGGTCATCGTGAGCGCCATCATCATCTTCGTCTACACGTTCGGCTCGTACGAGGTGGCCTGGCTGCTCGGCCGCCCCTATCCCGAGCCACTGCCCGTACTCGCCTTTCGCCTGTTCGACTCGATCACGCTGACCTCGCGGCCCGAGGCGGCAGCCGTCGCGGTCGTCACGACGGCGATCTCGCTCGCGGTCGTCGCGATCGGCATGGCCTGCCTGCGGCGCACGCCGCTGTGGAAGTAG
- a CDS encoding ABC transporter substrate-binding protein: MSPQRRHRSGVALAITSGLVMTLAACSAPASADDQSYASWDEVVAAAEGQTVKLWMYGGDEQGNAYVNDVLVPAAAELGVTLEQVPIADTPDALNRILSEVQAGETDGEVDLVWVNGNNFGTGKEAGAWECGWTDLLPNMALTDPADPLLLDDFGTPVDGCEAPWHKAQFTFVYNSDTVTDVPTSLDELLDWARANQGRFTYPAPPDFTGSVFVREVLYSVSGGYENVPLAFSQDDFDALTPALYAELQDLEPSLWRGGETYPQDSNELNQLFADGEVDFTMTYGPATLTELVANGTYPAGTKVLTFDEGTVGNASFLGLASTSGSKAGAMVVANLALSAEQQAAKAEPDVWGQFTVLDLDQLSDEQRALFEALPESPVVPSYDVLSENANPELAAAWVTPIDEGWRQLVLTQ; the protein is encoded by the coding sequence ATGTCACCACAGCGCCGACACCGCTCGGGGGTCGCTCTGGCGATCACCTCCGGCCTCGTTATGACCCTGGCCGCGTGCTCAGCCCCGGCGAGCGCCGACGACCAGTCGTACGCGAGCTGGGACGAGGTCGTCGCGGCGGCCGAAGGCCAGACCGTCAAGCTCTGGATGTACGGCGGCGACGAGCAGGGCAACGCCTACGTCAACGACGTGCTCGTGCCCGCAGCGGCCGAGCTCGGCGTCACGCTCGAGCAGGTGCCGATCGCCGACACACCCGACGCCCTCAACCGCATTCTCAGCGAAGTGCAGGCGGGCGAGACCGACGGCGAAGTCGACCTCGTGTGGGTCAACGGCAACAACTTCGGCACCGGCAAAGAGGCCGGCGCGTGGGAGTGCGGCTGGACCGACCTGCTGCCCAACATGGCGCTGACCGACCCCGCTGACCCGCTGCTGCTCGACGACTTCGGCACGCCCGTCGACGGCTGCGAGGCTCCGTGGCACAAGGCGCAGTTCACTTTCGTCTACAACAGCGACACCGTCACCGACGTGCCGACCTCGCTCGACGAGCTGCTCGACTGGGCGCGCGCAAACCAGGGCCGCTTCACCTACCCGGCTCCGCCCGACTTCACGGGCTCGGTCTTCGTGCGCGAGGTGCTCTACAGCGTCAGCGGCGGGTACGAGAACGTGCCGCTCGCGTTCAGCCAAGACGACTTCGACGCCCTGACGCCGGCGCTCTACGCCGAGCTGCAAGACCTCGAGCCGAGCCTGTGGCGCGGCGGCGAGACCTACCCGCAAGACTCGAACGAGCTCAACCAGCTCTTCGCCGACGGCGAGGTCGACTTCACGATGACCTACGGCCCCGCGACGCTCACCGAGCTCGTGGCCAACGGCACGTACCCCGCCGGCACGAAGGTGCTCACGTTTGATGAGGGCACCGTCGGCAACGCGAGCTTCCTCGGCCTCGCCTCGACCTCCGGCAGCAAGGCCGGCGCGATGGTCGTCGCCAACCTCGCCCTCTCGGCCGAGCAGCAGGCGGCCAAGGCCGAGCCCGACGTGTGGGGCCAGTTCACGGTGCTCGACCTCGACCAGCTGAGCGACGAGCAGCGCGCACTGTTCGAGGCGCTGCCCGAGTCGCCCGTCGTGCCCAGCTACGACGTGCTGAGCGAGAACGCCAACCCCGAGCTCGCCGCCGCATGGGTCACGCCCATCGACGAGGGCTGGCGCCAGCTCGTGCTCACGCAGTAG
- a CDS encoding TVP38/TMEM64 family protein, translating into MSSAQCDPDYTARHSRRWSASVVRAIALGVFVALAVAVGLIVGVPPLEQVQQTVASWGWAGGAVFVALYAAITLTPAPKNVLSVAAGLIFGFAGALALVYLGALLGAAAAFGLGRSLGRDAVERYTGTRVARLDELLRRRGLAAVIGVRLIPIIPFTAINYGAGLTAVRLRDYALGTAIGIIPGSAAYVALGAFGLEFGWPAWVAIGVLGALTLAGAIWAERGRRIRRDSAAAAPETERDTEN; encoded by the coding sequence ATGAGCAGCGCGCAGTGTGATCCCGACTACACAGCGCGACACTCGCGCCGCTGGTCGGCTTCGGTCGTTCGAGCCATCGCTCTCGGGGTATTCGTCGCCCTCGCCGTAGCGGTTGGGCTGATCGTCGGAGTTCCTCCGCTCGAACAGGTGCAGCAGACGGTCGCGTCGTGGGGTTGGGCCGGCGGCGCGGTGTTCGTGGCGCTCTACGCGGCGATCACCCTGACTCCGGCGCCCAAGAACGTGCTCTCGGTCGCGGCCGGGTTGATCTTCGGTTTCGCCGGTGCGCTCGCCCTCGTGTACCTCGGCGCGCTGCTGGGGGCGGCGGCGGCGTTCGGGCTCGGCCGCTCGCTGGGCCGTGACGCCGTGGAGCGCTACACGGGCACGCGAGTGGCCCGCCTCGACGAACTGTTGCGCAGGCGCGGGCTCGCTGCGGTCATCGGCGTGCGACTGATTCCGATCATCCCGTTCACCGCCATCAATTACGGGGCAGGCCTGACCGCAGTACGCCTGCGCGACTACGCCCTCGGTACGGCGATCGGCATCATTCCGGGGTCGGCGGCCTACGTTGCACTCGGCGCGTTCGGCCTCGAGTTCGGCTGGCCCGCCTGGGTAGCGATCGGCGTGCTCGGTGCACTCACCCTCGCGGGAGCCATCTGGGCCGAGCGAGGGCGCCGAATACGCCGTGACAGCGCGGCCGCCGCGCCCGAGACCGAACGAGACACGGAGAACTGA